From Amycolatopsis sp. WQ 127309:
GATCCAGCACTTCTTCGAGGTGTACAAGGACCTCGAGCCCGGCAAGAGCGTCGAGGGCTCGTCTTGGGTCGGCCGCACCGAGGCCGAGGCCGAGATCGGCCGCTCGTACGAGCGCGAGACCGACCGCTTGGCCAAGGAGAAGGCCGACGGCGGCACCGCCCACTGACGCCCCACGCGAAAGAGGCCCCTCGGAAACCGAGGGGCCTCTTCGTGTTTCAGCTGGTCAGTGCGCCAGAGCCAGAGCGGGAGTGCCCTCTTCCTCGGCCTCCGCGCGCTGCTCCATCGCCGACTTGTCCGAGAGCGGCTTCTCCTTGAGGAACCACACCAGGGCGAAGCCGACGGTCAGCACGATCCCGCCGACCAGGAACACCGTGCTCATCGAGTCGGCGAAGCCCTGCAGGATCGGCCGGGCCAGCGTCGGGTCGAGCGAGGACAGGAACGACGTGTCGTTGACGTCCAGGCCGCTCTTCAGCTGCTGCGCGAACTCCGGGTGCTGGGCCAGCGCCGCGGCGTAGGCCGGGGTGCTGATCGCCGAGCGGACGGCGCCGGCGATCTTGTCGCCGACCGTGCCGAACAGGATCGACAGGAACACCGCGGTGCCCGCCGTGCCGCCGATCTGCCGGAAGAACGTCGCCGCCGAGGTGGCGACGCCGATGTCCTGCGGGCGGACGTCGTTGGTCGCGGCCAGCACCAGCGTCTGCATCGAGGCGCCGAGGCCGAGGCCGATCACGAAGGCGATCACCATGACCAGGTTGAGCGAGGTGTCGACGGTGATCGTCGACAGCGCGAACAGCGCCGCCGCCATCAGGCCGATCCCGGCCACCGCGAACATCTTGTAGCGCCCGGTCTTCGAGATCAGCCGGCCGCTGGTCAGGCTGGCGACCATGATGCCGAGCGTCAGCGGGAGCATCTGCAGGCCGGCCTGGGTCGGCGTCGCGCCCTTGACGATCTGCAGGTACAGCGGCAGCGACATCATCGCGCCGAACATCCCGGCGCCCTGCACGACGGTGACCAGCGTGGCCATCCGGAACACGGGGCGGTTGAACAGGCGCAGCGGCAGCAGCGCGGCGTCGCCCATCCGGCGTTCCTGCCAGATGAAGGCCACGACACCCAGCCCGCCGATGACGTACATCGCGATCGACGCGGCCGAACCCCAGCCCCACTCGCGGCCCTGCTCGGCGACGATCAGCAGCGGCACCAGCCCGACGGCCAGCGTCACGGCGCCCCAGTAGTCGACCTTCTGCTCGACGCGGGTGTGCGGGAGGTTGAGGACCTTGCTGACGACGGCCAGCGCGGCGAGCGCGATCGGGACGTTGACCAGGAACACCCAGCGCCAGCCGGTGATGCCGGCGAAGGAGTCGATGCCGGCGAAGAAGCCGCCGACGACCGGGCCCGCGACGCTCGAGATGCCGAACACCGCCATGAAGTAACCCTGGTACTTGCTGCGCTCACGCGGCGCGGTGATGTCGGTGATGATCGCCAGCGCCAGGGACATCAGGCCACCGGCGCCGAGGCCCTGGAACGCGCGGAACGCGGCCAGCTCGTACATCGAGGTCGCCATGCCGCTGGCCAGCGAGCCGACCAGGAACAGCGAGATCGCCGTCAGGTACATGGGCTTGCGGCCGTAGAGGTCGGACAGCTTGCCGTAGAGCGGCGTCGAAAGCGTGGCGGTGATGAGGTACGCCGTGGTGGCCCAGGCCTGCAGCGACAGGCCGTGGAGCTCGTCGGCGATGGTGCGCATCGACGACGACACGATGGTCTGGTCGAGCGCGGCGAGGAACATGCCGAGCATCAGCCCGGACAGGATGGTCAGGATCTGACGGTGCGATAGCCGGCCTTTCGTAGCGGCTGCTCCTTCCGCCGTGGTGGTGTCGCTCATGGTGGTCTCCCTCGGGTGAAGCCTTCGTCGTAGTTGCTTGTAGCTGTCAACTACTTGCTTCGGCCAACTATTCCGCGGAAGCTTGTATCGTGCAATCAAATATCCTGTGACCCTGGTCTCCCGCCCCGCTTGACGGCCCGCGCGACCACCGTGACCTCGGCGGACGGCACGTCGAGGCCGGTGACGAAGGCGTAGAGGCCAGCCAGGTCACGGCACCAGACGGCGGCCATCAGGTTGGTCACGCCGGTCGTGGCGAGGGTGCCGTGCACCATCGGGTGCCGCGCGAGCACGCGCCCGACGTCGTCGAGACGGCCGGGCGGGACGGTCATCCAGACGTTGGCGTCGACCGTCAGGCCGAGCGCCGTGACGTCGATGTTCGCGTAGGTCCGGATGCGCCCCGCCGCCGTGAGCCGGTCGAGCCGCCTGCGCACGGTGGACTCCGGAGCTTCCGCGGCCAGCTCGGCGGGGCCGAGCCGGGCGTCGATCGCGAGCCGGGCCAGCAGCCGCCGGTCGAGTTCGTCGAGGGTGACGTCGTCGCCGGGCGGCGGCGGGGTCAGCGCGGCGACCTCGGCGTCGGTGAGCAGGCCGGTGCGCCAGCGCGTCGCGTCGGAGAAGACGTGGAGGATCGAGTGCGCGCGCAGCTCGGTGATCGCGGAGGTCGACGGCAGCGCGTCGTGCACCAACCGGCCGTCGAGCCCGCCGAACGCGACGGCGCTGATCTCCTCGCCGCCGGCCAGGATGTCGACGAACAGGACGTCGTCGCGCTTCGCGAGGGCGTCGGCGATCACCGGCGTCCTTCCGCGGAGCACCTTCACCCGCAGGAGCAGCGCGCCGCGCAGGCCGTGCGCGGGGTTCGGGACGCAGACGACCTCGAGGCGGCCGTCGGCGGTGAGCCGGGCGATGACGCGGGTGACCGTGCGCGGCGAGAGGTCGAGGACCTCGGCGATCCGGCCGGGCCCGGCGCGGCCGTCGACCTGCAGGGCCGAGACGACCCGCTGTTCGATTTCGGTCAGCAGCTGCATTTGTGAGTCCGTTTTCGCTCAGGTTGGCGCGCTGGAGTACCGGCTCGCGCCGCCCGAGCGTAACCCTGGGCGCATGCTGAAAACAGTGATCGACATCGTGGAAACCCTGGCCACCGGCATCCGCGCACCGCGGCGGCCACCCACGTCGCTCGGCGAACTCGCCACGACGTTCTCGGCGATCGACGACCCGCTGGCCGCGAGCCTGCGCGCGGCGCTCGCCGGAATCCGGCCGGACGCGGGCTGGGTCGACGAGTTCGCGGACGTCCCCGGCGGCGAGGTCTGGGTGGTGGACGCCCTCGACGGCGCCGTCCAGCTCGTCCAGGGCCTGCCGCAGTACTGCGTCACCGTGACGCTGCTGCGTGACGGCGAGGCGGAGCTGGCGGTGCTGCACTCGCCGTGGCTCGGCGAGACCTACGCGGCTTCGCGCGGCGCGGGCGCGTGGCGCAACGGGACGCCGATTTCGCCGTCACACAAGACTTCCCTGGACGCGGCGGTCGCGGCGACCAGCCAGCCGCCGTTCGTCACGCGCCAGCCCGGCGTCTCGGCCGCGGCGGGCCGATCACTCACCGCCGTGCTCGACGAAGTCGCCGCGGTCCGGAACCTCGGCCCGACGTCGTGGCAGGTCGCCGACGTCGCGTCCGGGCGCCTGGACGTCTTCTGGCAGTACGGCCACGACGCGACGAACCTCGTCGGCGCGGCTCTGATCGCCCGCGAGGCCGGCGCGGTGGTCACCACCACCGACGGCGCCCCCTGGACCCCGGCGTCCCCGAGCTTCCTCGCCGCCGCCCCCACCCTGCACCCGCTCGTCCTCGCCGCCCTGGCACAAAAGCCGTGAATGCCACATTGAGGGACATAGTGTCCCTCAATGTGGCATTCACGGACTTGGGCTCAGGCGGAGTAGCCCGGGATGGGGAAGGGCGCCAGGAACTCGCGGATCTCCGCGGCGATCGTGTCCAAAGAGGACTCGTTCTGCGCGGCGGCCGCGGTGACCGTGCGGTCGATCCAGTCCGCCACCTGCGTCTGGTGCTCCGGACGGAGGCCGCGGGTGGTGATCGCGGACGTGCCGAGCCGGATGCCGGACGGGTCGAACGGCTTGCGCGGGTCGAACGGCACCGTGTTGTAGTTCAGCTCGATGCCCGCGCGGTCGAGGGCCTGCGCGGCCGGCTTGCCCGCGACGGCCTTGTTCGTC
This genomic window contains:
- a CDS encoding MDR family MFS transporter; translated protein: MSDTTTAEGAAATKGRLSHRQILTILSGLMLGMFLAALDQTIVSSSMRTIADELHGLSLQAWATTAYLITATLSTPLYGKLSDLYGRKPMYLTAISLFLVGSLASGMATSMYELAAFRAFQGLGAGGLMSLALAIITDITAPRERSKYQGYFMAVFGISSVAGPVVGGFFAGIDSFAGITGWRWVFLVNVPIALAALAVVSKVLNLPHTRVEQKVDYWGAVTLAVGLVPLLIVAEQGREWGWGSAASIAMYVIGGLGVVAFIWQERRMGDAALLPLRLFNRPVFRMATLVTVVQGAGMFGAMMSLPLYLQIVKGATPTQAGLQMLPLTLGIMVASLTSGRLISKTGRYKMFAVAGIGLMAAALFALSTITVDTSLNLVMVIAFVIGLGLGASMQTLVLAATNDVRPQDIGVATSAATFFRQIGGTAGTAVFLSILFGTVGDKIAGAVRSAISTPAYAAALAQHPEFAQQLKSGLDVNDTSFLSSLDPTLARPILQGFADSMSTVFLVGGIVLTVGFALVWFLKEKPLSDKSAMEQRAEAEEEGTPALALAH
- a CDS encoding Lrp/AsnC family transcriptional regulator translates to MQLLTEIEQRVVSALQVDGRAGPGRIAEVLDLSPRTVTRVIARLTADGRLEVVCVPNPAHGLRGALLLRVKVLRGRTPVIADALAKRDDVLFVDILAGGEEISAVAFGGLDGRLVHDALPSTSAITELRAHSILHVFSDATRWRTGLLTDAEVAALTPPPPGDDVTLDELDRRLLARLAIDARLGPAELAAEAPESTVRRRLDRLTAAGRIRTYANIDVTALGLTVDANVWMTVPPGRLDDVGRVLARHPMVHGTLATTGVTNLMAAVWCRDLAGLYAFVTGLDVPSAEVTVVARAVKRGGRPGSQDI
- a CDS encoding inositol monophosphatase, which encodes MLKTVIDIVETLATGIRAPRRPPTSLGELATTFSAIDDPLAASLRAALAGIRPDAGWVDEFADVPGGEVWVVDALDGAVQLVQGLPQYCVTVTLLRDGEAELAVLHSPWLGETYAASRGAGAWRNGTPISPSHKTSLDAAVAATSQPPFVTRQPGVSAAAGRSLTAVLDEVAAVRNLGPTSWQVADVASGRLDVFWQYGHDATNLVGAALIAREAGAVVTTTDGAPWTPASPSFLAAAPTLHPLVLAALAQKP